From a region of the Bacteroidota bacterium genome:
- a CDS encoding deoxynucleoside kinase, protein MEKSKIFVAVAGNIGSGKSSLTQLLSKHYGWKALYESVEDNPYLADFYVDMNRWSFNLQVYFLSKRFNDHKNIVEGSEDVIQDRSIYEDAEIFAKNLHLIGKMDARDYTNYRELYGVMTAYLQPPDLLIYLDARIETLLTQIAKRGREYEQTIPRSYLEQLNGHYHDWIGSYRLGPLLVVPSDEVDFVHERGDFNRILLLIQAKLMELGYRTG, encoded by the coding sequence GTGGAGAAGTCGAAAATCTTCGTTGCGGTGGCGGGAAATATCGGCTCCGGGAAGTCCTCCCTCACGCAACTGCTCAGCAAGCACTACGGATGGAAGGCGCTGTACGAATCCGTCGAGGACAATCCCTATCTCGCCGACTTCTACGTTGACATGAACCGGTGGTCGTTCAACCTCCAGGTCTACTTCCTCTCGAAGCGGTTCAATGACCACAAGAACATCGTCGAGGGATCGGAAGACGTCATCCAGGACAGGTCGATTTACGAAGACGCCGAGATCTTCGCGAAAAACCTCCACCTGATCGGAAAAATGGACGCGCGCGACTACACAAACTACCGGGAATTATACGGGGTGATGACGGCGTATCTCCAGCCCCCCGACCTCCTGATCTATCTCGACGCACGGATCGAGACCCTCCTCACGCAGATCGCAAAACGGGGGCGCGAGTACGAACAGACCATCCCCCGCTCCTACCTCGAACAGCTCAATGGTCATTACCACGACTGGATCGGCTCCTACCGGCTCGGGCCCTTGCTCGTCGTCCCCTCGGATGAAGTCGACTTCGTGCACGAACGGGGGGACTTCAACCGGATTCTCCTCCTGATCCAGGCGAAGCTGATGGAGCTCGGCTACCGGACCGGGTAG